In Quercus robur chromosome 11, dhQueRobu3.1, whole genome shotgun sequence, the following proteins share a genomic window:
- the LOC126707245 gene encoding UDP-glycosyltransferase 43-like isoform X1: protein MTKFEVVFMSYPAIGHLVPVVEFAHHLINHDPRFSVTILIITMPERPILNTYVQSHAATLASTNIRFIHLPTVDPPSPDQFESPFGYVCLFIEKHRPHVKQAITNLMETELDSDRRLVGIITDMFCTSMIDVANELDIPCYVFFPSPATFLGFMLHLPILDTQLTTELAKLDTELVIPSFANPVSPSLLPSIALEKEGYSWFLYHGRRYFETMGIIINTVHELEPYALNSVSTSQVPQIYPMGPILDLVGPAQWHPNQAHDERVMKWLDDQPPSTVVFISFGSRGSFSESQVREIALGLEQAGVRFVWVLREQPKDQFSLSDDYTNIEKVLPNGFLERTAGIGLICGWVSQVQILSHKAVGGFISHCGWNSILESLWHGIPIATWPIYAEQQMNAFEMVKELGLAIEIRLDYREGSDLVSAKGSDLVSAKEVERGIKLLMNYDNEKNRSPSSALFGLNFEVLRKSYTSHSPSLDRLDLEDKHRHSVRVTLAYAREIKDFDDLVYPRRLFDSCLGPNPSRYVLEKIRREEIVCPLVSKTPSSLLACH from the exons ATGACCAAATTTGAGGTGGTCTTCATGTCATACCCTGCAATCGGACACCTTGTTCCAGTTGTGGAGTTTGCACACCACCTTATCAATCATGACCCTCGATTTTCTGTCACTATACTCATCATCACCATGCCTGAGAGACCCATCCTCAACACCTACGTCCAATCACATGCTGCCACCTTAGCCTCCACAAATATCCGATTCATCCACCTCCCTACTGTAGATCCTCCCTCACCTGATCAGTTCGAGTCTCCCTTTGGCTACGTCTGCTTATTCATTGAAAAGCATAGACCCCATGTTAAGCAAGCAATCACTAACCTCATGGAAACCGAGTTGGACTCAGACCGACGACTCGTCGGGATCATCACAGACATGTTTTGTACTTCCATGATCGATGTAGCCAACGAGCTTGACATCCCTTGCTACGTTTTCTTTCCATCTCCAGCTACGTTTCTCGGTTTCATGCTTCATCTTCCAATCTTAGACACCCAACTCACCACTGAGTTGGCTAAGTTGGACACTGAGTTGGTCATTCCGAGTTTTGCTAACCCGGTTTCTCCAAGTTTGTTGCCTTCTATAGCGTTGGAGAAAGAAGGGTACTCGTGGTTTTTGTACCACGGACGCAGGTACTTTGAAACAATGGGTATCATTATTAATACAGTTCATGAACTTGAGCCTTACGCACTTAACTCGGTCTCGACGAGTCAAGTGCCACAAATTTATCCCATGGGGCCAATTCTTGACCTTGTTGGACCAGCCCAATGGCACCCAAACCAAGCCCACGATGAAAGAGTCATGAAATGGCTTGATGATCAACCTCCATCTACTGTAGTATTCATAAGCTTCGGAAGCAGGGGCAGTTTCAGCGAGTCTCAAGTTAGAGAAATTGCATTGGGGCTTGAACAGGCCGGGGTTCGATTTGTGTGGGTTTTACGTGAGCAACCTAAGGATCAATTTTCCCTCTCAGATGACTACACGAATATTGAGAAAGTTTTACCAAATGGATTTTTGGAACGAACAGCTGGAATTGGATTGATATGTGGATGGGTCTCACAAGTGCAAATCCTATCTCACAAGGCCGTTGGAGGATTCATATCACACTGTGGTTGGAACTCAATTTTGGAAAGCCTATGGCATGGCATACCAATTGCCACTTGGCCAATTTATGCTGAACAACAGATGAATGCCTTTGAGATGGTGAAGGAGTTGGGATTAGCGATTGAGATTAGGTTAGATTATAGGGAGGGTAGTGATTTGGTGTCGGCAAAGGGTAGTGATTTGGTGTCGGCAAAGGAGGTGGAGAGAGGAATAAAGCTTTTGATGAACTATGACAACGAG aAAAATCGTTCCCCTTCCTCCGCCCTATTTGGTTTGAACTTCGAAGTGCTGAGAAAGTCCTACACTTCACATTCTCCTT CTCTTGATCGTCTTGATTTGGAAGATAAACACCGTCATTCGGTTCGTGTTACCCTTGCCTACGCTCGTGAAATCAAGGATTTTGACGACCTTGTTTATCCTCGTCGTCTGTTTGACAGTTGTTTGGGTCCTAATCCTTCAAGGTACGTATTAGAAAAGATTCGCCGAGAGGAAATCGTCTGTCCATTAGTTTCCAAGACTCCTTCATCTTTATTAGCTTGCCACTAG
- the LOC126707245 gene encoding UDP-glycosyltransferase 43-like isoform X3: MTKFEVVFMSYPAIGHLVPVVEFAHHLINHDPRFSVTILIITMPERPILNTYVQSHAATLASTNIRFIHLPTVDPPSPDQFESPFGYVCLFIEKHRPHVKQAITNLMETELDSDRRLVGIITDMFCTSMIDVANELDIPCYVFFPSPATFLGFMLHLPILDTQLTTELAKLDTELVIPSFANPVSPSLLPSIALEKEGYSWFLYHGRRYFETMGIIINTVHELEPYALNSVSTSQVPQIYPMGPILDLVGPAQWHPNQAHDERVMKWLDDQPPSTVVFISFGSRGSFSESQVREIALGLEQAGVRFVWVLREQPKDQFSLSDDYTNIEKVLPNGFLERTAGIGLICGWVSQVQILSHKAVGGFISHCGWNSILESLWHGIPIATWPIYAEQQMNAFEMVKELGLAIEIRLDYREGSDLVSAKGSDLVSAKEVERGIKLLMNYDNEKNRSPSSALFGLNFEVLRKSYTSHSPWKPCLTNSGGKSQGYYKNRKSQHLLLIVLIWKINTVIRFVLPLPTLVKSRILTTLFILVVCLTVVWVLILQGTY; encoded by the exons ATGACCAAATTTGAGGTGGTCTTCATGTCATACCCTGCAATCGGACACCTTGTTCCAGTTGTGGAGTTTGCACACCACCTTATCAATCATGACCCTCGATTTTCTGTCACTATACTCATCATCACCATGCCTGAGAGACCCATCCTCAACACCTACGTCCAATCACATGCTGCCACCTTAGCCTCCACAAATATCCGATTCATCCACCTCCCTACTGTAGATCCTCCCTCACCTGATCAGTTCGAGTCTCCCTTTGGCTACGTCTGCTTATTCATTGAAAAGCATAGACCCCATGTTAAGCAAGCAATCACTAACCTCATGGAAACCGAGTTGGACTCAGACCGACGACTCGTCGGGATCATCACAGACATGTTTTGTACTTCCATGATCGATGTAGCCAACGAGCTTGACATCCCTTGCTACGTTTTCTTTCCATCTCCAGCTACGTTTCTCGGTTTCATGCTTCATCTTCCAATCTTAGACACCCAACTCACCACTGAGTTGGCTAAGTTGGACACTGAGTTGGTCATTCCGAGTTTTGCTAACCCGGTTTCTCCAAGTTTGTTGCCTTCTATAGCGTTGGAGAAAGAAGGGTACTCGTGGTTTTTGTACCACGGACGCAGGTACTTTGAAACAATGGGTATCATTATTAATACAGTTCATGAACTTGAGCCTTACGCACTTAACTCGGTCTCGACGAGTCAAGTGCCACAAATTTATCCCATGGGGCCAATTCTTGACCTTGTTGGACCAGCCCAATGGCACCCAAACCAAGCCCACGATGAAAGAGTCATGAAATGGCTTGATGATCAACCTCCATCTACTGTAGTATTCATAAGCTTCGGAAGCAGGGGCAGTTTCAGCGAGTCTCAAGTTAGAGAAATTGCATTGGGGCTTGAACAGGCCGGGGTTCGATTTGTGTGGGTTTTACGTGAGCAACCTAAGGATCAATTTTCCCTCTCAGATGACTACACGAATATTGAGAAAGTTTTACCAAATGGATTTTTGGAACGAACAGCTGGAATTGGATTGATATGTGGATGGGTCTCACAAGTGCAAATCCTATCTCACAAGGCCGTTGGAGGATTCATATCACACTGTGGTTGGAACTCAATTTTGGAAAGCCTATGGCATGGCATACCAATTGCCACTTGGCCAATTTATGCTGAACAACAGATGAATGCCTTTGAGATGGTGAAGGAGTTGGGATTAGCGATTGAGATTAGGTTAGATTATAGGGAGGGTAGTGATTTGGTGTCGGCAAAGGGTAGTGATTTGGTGTCGGCAAAGGAGGTGGAGAGAGGAATAAAGCTTTTGATGAACTATGACAACGAG aAAAATCGTTCCCCTTCCTCCGCCCTATTTGGTTTGAACTTCGAAGTGCTGAGAAAGTCCTACACTTCACATTCTCCTT GGAAACCTTGTCTGACGAATTCTGGGGGGAAGTCCCAAGGTTACTACAAAAATAGGAAGTCCCAACACTTG CTCTTGATCGTCTTGATTTGGAAGATAAACACCGTCATTCGGTTCGTGTTACCCTTGCCTACGCTCGTGAAATCAAGGATTTTGACGACCTTGTTTATCCTCGTCGTCTGTTTGACAGTTGTTTGGGTCCTAATCCTTCAAGGTACGTATTAG